In Pseudanabaena sp. PCC 6802, one DNA window encodes the following:
- a CDS encoding P-loop NTPase fold protein, whose translation MLNANPLARKLAVERFLLVVLAIDERYIARALEKVYQGVLSRKGNPSGIDYIEKIIQIPYRVRPVMRNVLQGYL comes from the coding sequence ATGCTCAATGCCAACCCGTTGGCGCGCAAGTTGGCGGTTGAACGCTTTCTGCTAGTCGTTCTTGCTATTGATGAGCGCTATATTGCTAGAGCTTTGGAAAAGGTTTATCAGGGTGTTTTATCTCGCAAAGGCAATCCCTCAGGTATTGACTATATTGAGAAAATTATCCAAATCCCCTATCGAGTAAGACCAGTCATGCGTAACGTATTGCAAGGGTATCT